A region of the Marmota flaviventris isolate mMarFla1 chromosome 3, mMarFla1.hap1, whole genome shotgun sequence genome:
acatcctcagtccctctCCAGTTTTTCTGATATATCTAGAACCAGCTAGAGTGCCTCCCCACTGAGGGCTAACTTCCAGCTCCTCTGAGCTTcaatgtctttccttttttctctctacccTCCAACacctggttaaaaataaaaaagtgagggATAAAGGTTATTAGGCTGATCTTGGTAGAGTTACTGGCTGGTTCTAGAAGGATTGAAAAACCTAGACACTATAATGAATTACCCCCAGATGAAGGATCCTTGCTGGCAATGCTGACAGCATTGAGCCCACAAGAAGAAATAAGTCTCTTTCCTTCACTTGCCCTCTGGCCTCCCTCTAGCAGGTACTATTGACACAGCCTGAGAGCTACCTGGGTTTGAACAATCTCAGCCTTAggagcacaaaccctaacagggTAAATTTGGAGTTGAGAGATAATAGCTTAAAACTGAGTATTCTAATGACCaggattaaaaatatatctaataattactttataaagttaattttatcCACATGGCTAGAGAAGGTAGACTACCATGGGCCAACTACTTTGTGCTAGGCACTtcacatcatcatcaccaccaccatcatcaccagcACCATCATGGtgcagggcctcatgcacgctagCCAGTAACTACATGGAACTACATCTCTCAGCCCTGGAACTTGCATAGTAACTTATTTCAGATGTAAAACAATCTTGAGGGAAAGATGTTTCAGAATTCCCATCTCTaagataaagaatataaatagaaaGGTTAAGCTATCTGCCCTGTTGGCTAGCTAACAAGTGGCAGACATGGATCTGAAATAAAGGAAAGCAAACTTTCAGACACTCAAGCAAAAGACAAAGTCAAGCCTGACTTCAAAATCCATGTTCTTTCCACCACCACGGTGAATATATAGGAGATAAATCAAACATTAAGCATTACAAGGGGTGACAAACACAGCTTTCAATAAAGAAAAGGTGTCAGCAGTGAGGCCTTGAACTTCCGTCAGTAACCTGCAAATAGTCCAAATGTAGACAATTATCAACCCTAGCTATGGACCAGCCATGAACAGCCAGACATACTGTGCACTGTTCAACCAAACTGTAATGTGGTGGCCTCACCTGATTGCACATCGTTCACCTAAGAAACCTTAAAAATACCCGTTTCCCAGGCCTTTTTCCTGGGAACTGTGATTCAGCAGGTCTGAATCAGGACCTCAGGAGGGAATCCAAAGATGGGCAAAGTTCAGGAGCCCTGGAAATCTGTTACGTACCTGGAGGAGTCACCTGAATTTTCTGGTCATCTAGCTCTTCTTCTTGTGGCACCAAAGCCACAAAATAAGGGGGGGTGTTCTTGCGGGGTGTGTATCTGCACACTGCTAAGACCGCCTTCTCCAGACACTTGGTAAGCAGAGCACTAAACAGGGTTGAGCTCCCTAGAAAACAAAGGTCTCATgatttctcttccattttctttaaagatatttCCATGGGTAAAGGGTGTGGGAGCAAGAGATGAAGGAAATGTGGGGGCAACAGAcgcacagaaaggaaaagaatcgGGATTGGAATCCTCAAACACGCTCTTTAGGAGTGTGAATTATTAAGGTCAGTTCACTTTACTGACATTAGGCTAACAACATGAGCTCCAAACACTAAGGAAAACTTAATCAGGTCCaaactgggggtgggagggttgggGGCTTCCTACTGAACAAAGGAACAGAGGTCTGGAAAGAACCAGTACACATAATGGCAGAGTtcacatcatcttttttttttttccttttttgtgagggggtggggtaccaaggattgaactcaagggcactcaaccactaagccacatccccagccctattttgtattttctttagagacagggtctccctgagttgcttagtgtcttccttttgctgaggctggccttgaactcatgatcctcctgcctcagcctcccaagttgctgggattacaggagtgcatcgCCGTGCCCAGCCACATCATCTTTAATGGCCACTAACAGAGAAAAGGCTGTGGGACCTTTTGAGTTTTTTTGCTCTCGTCTGATGCCTCAAATAATTccaaaggaaaatgttttaaaaatcttcaatttCATAGCCCCTCCTGGATTTTCACAATACATGTCAATATACTAagggttctgaaaaaaaatctctttaactTTGTTTAGTCCCAGATATCCAAAATTTGAACATAAAACACTTCCAAAATATCCCATTAACATCTCTATACAGTGTCCAAGCAGTACCCGTTCAGGAAATGCGGCTCAATAAACTGTGTCCTGTGTCAGAGTCCTTCATTTATTCTTGGCCTATGCTACTTACCGTTTACCAGGGACTCCTCAGGGTAAACGAACAGGGAGGGCCGCAGGTAATGGTGCTTTTTCAGCATTAGCAAGGGCTTAAAGCCAAGGAGAATCAAACCTGGCTCATCAAACCGCTTCAGCTCTTCCGTTTCCTCTTTCTCTAGTACAATCTGACGACTCCCATAGGTCTACAGGAAAGAAGCATAGAGGCTACATGAAAATGCAAACTGGTGCACAGGACACTAGCAAGTTAAAGTCAGCTCTCTTTAAGCAAGAAGATGGCTTACCAGTGCATCTCTTCTTACAACAGGGAATTAGTATTTACTGAGTGACTGCCAGGTACTCTGGTTTGTCATCTAATTTATGTTCTGTAGCAATCCCAGGAAGTAAATGTTAAAAACTAAGCAAGGGCCGGACacaatggcacacatctgtaatcccagtggcttgggaggctaagggcaggaggatcatgatttcaaagccagcctcagcaaatgtgagacactaagcaactcagtgagaccctgtctctaaataaaatacaaaatacggctggggatgtggctcgatggttgagtgtccctgaattcaatccccagtacccccaaaaaaattaaaattaaaacaactgaGCAAGGGCAAtggatttagctcagtagtatagcacttgcctagcacttaaGAAACCTTAggttccaccccagcactgcaaattgTTCAACCAATGAGTAAACTAAAGCCCAATGGTTGGGTAACATTCCAGGTTATACAACTGCATTGGGCTTTAAATCCAGATCTTTCCAATGCCAAAGGCCGTATTCTTCAGGTATTTATTCCTTCCCTTACTTAACATGAACTGAGCTCCCAGCCTCAACCCTGACATATAAAGGTACTAGGTTAGGTCTCAATGTGGAAGGCAgacacatgatttaaaaaaaaaaaaaaaaggatgactcattcaattttaattttcaacgTCAAATCCTTCTATAGATTGAATATAGGTGAGAAGATGAGGAAGGACAATGTTTTGTAATCTAGTTCAGGTTCAGAAAGGCAGATGTGTGTCATTTCAAAGTAAGGGAAATGTTTTAATAGTCTAGCAAAaagaaattctctttaaaaaagtcCACCTCATATGTAACATGTCACTAATTTCTCATCTCCCTAGTTAACTAGGAAACACTTTCTGCCATTGTACTTTATCAGGGAATTAGACTGTTAGTGCAGCatgtgctcagtggtcaagagccgaAGCTTCCACTGCCACTTCTTACCAATACTGGGGCTGTTTAACTCCCTAGCTCTCAGGATCTCACTGATTCATATGCCATAGTTCCAAAGTGTAATAactcttgtctttttcttttcttttttgcagtgttagggattgaactcagggcctggtaCGTGTTAGGCAAAagctctaacactgaactacatcttcagccctgattctttttttttattttttgattttattttagttgtagttggacacaatacctttattttatttttatgtggtgctgaggatcaaacccagggccccgcatgtTCTAGGTGAgtattctaccgctgagctacaaccccagcccccagccctgattcttaaaatatcttttttttttttttatttttttttttttatttttttttttagttttcggcggacacaacatctttgtttgtatgtggtgctgaggatcgaacccgggccgcacgcatgccaggcgagcgcgctaccgcttgagccacatccccagccccttaaaatatctttttttaaaatatttttttagttgtagatggacacaatatcttttaaaaaaatatttattttttagttatacacaatacctttattttgtttatttatttttatgtgatgctgaggatcgaacccagggcctcacgcctgtgagacaagcactctaccactgagttacaaccccagccccaatatcttAAATAGAAAGACACACACATGGAAGTAATTTAACTGGTTAGGCTAATTACTGTCTTCCCTCCCTGTTAACTCTTCAACAGGAGAAAATTTGGTAAGAAAGCACatctacagggctggggatgtgactcaagcggtagtgcgctcgcctggcatgcgtgcggcccgggttcgatcctcagcaccacatataaacaaagatgttgtgtccaccaagaactaaaaaataaatattaaaaaattctctctctctctcaaaaaaaaaaaaaaaaaaaaaaaaagcacatctaCATACCTGAGATCTCTTGGTATCACTAGGCAGGAGCAAACTGCCTGTATTTACATTAAATGTCCGGGTCTTGGTTTTCACTGGTTCATTTGTTTCCCGATAGAGCCTTATTGGAAAAGGCTTGTTAGCCTTCTGGACCAAGTTATAAATGCCTACAGTGAGTGCTATATCCTTGTTGAGCTTAAACTTTAACctgagagaaaaaatgaaagcatggaCTCAAAGACTGTGTATAAAACCAGGCATGgtagcccatgcctataatcctggcagtttaggaggctgggacaggaggattgcaatttcaaggcctGACtcaacaacttctttttttttttttgttccagggattgaactctacAGGGCTTAACCACTGGGTCACACTAGGTCACATCCCcaacttgatttattttttattttgggacagggtctcactaggttgcttacagcctctttgatgtttctgaggctgacttcaaacctgtgatcctcctgcctcagcctcccgagccactggaattacaggcattagCCACCACGTCTGgttcagcctcagaaacttagtgagaccctaaccaacttagaaagactcttttccaaataaaaaattttaaaaaacaggttaggatgtagctcaggggtaaagtggtaaaacacccctgggttcaatacccagtatcaaaaaaaaaaaaaagattatatattttcccATCTGCAATTCCTTCAAgacatttaaatttcaatttgcTTTATTCACCACAGTAACCCTAAGCAAGTTCTTAATGCATTTTAATAATacaatggagggctggggatgtggctcaagcggtagcgcgctcgcctggcatgcgtgcgacccgggttcgatcctcagcaccacatacaaacaaagatgttatgtctgccgaaaactaaaaaataaatattaaaaaattctctctctttaaaaaaaaataatacaatggaaTTTGATATAATATCATCTCAATGTCCACCACAAAAATTAGTTTCAAAGTATATTAACTACTTAGAATAATGACAAAGAATGTACTACTGGAaacagggatgtaactcagtaataGAATATGTCCCTAGCATGCACaggaccctgagtttgatccccaacactcaaaaaaaaaaaaaaaaaaaaacaatgtcggTAAACTCAAAAATTACCAAGTGTTATGTCCTATATTGAAAAGCCAGTCTAAAAGGAAGCCTGGGGCAGCGTcaggtagctcagtggaagaacaccTGCCTAACATACACatgaccctgggttccatttccagcactgcaaaaaaaaaggcaaacaaaagAGGCATTCTCCTTAGGAAGAAACACTGAGAAGCCCCTAGCATTAATATCAAGACTCTTCAAAAGAAGACAATCCAACAGTCTGGTTCCTATTGGACTCAAGTTTACAAGAAATCAGAATAATACAGTTTTGTTgtcttttggtactgaggattcaacccagggccttgtgcatgctagacaagcactcaaccactgagctacatccccagccctttttatgttttcctttgagacagagttttgctaagttgctcagctggcctcaaacttgagatcctcctgccccagcctatAAGCagttaggattataggcatgggccaccatgacCGACTAaattaagacaattttttttgtttgtgtctgtggtactgaggtttgaaccaagggatgctttaccactgagctacatcctcagtcctttttatttttttaatgatttttttttaagctgtagttggacaccatatctttatttatttttatgtggtgctgagaatcgaacccagtgccttgcagtgctaggtgagtgctctatcgctgagccacaactctagcctcctttttatttttttgttttaagataaggtcttgctacattgctgaggctggcctcaaacttgggatactcctgcctcagcctctagaataTACACTTTTAACAATGAtgataacaaacatttattgaggttTTGCTCCATATAACCTGTTTGatacattttgttttccatttattccTCAAAATAATCTAATGAGTTGGGTGTTACTACCATCACCAACacagaagaaagcaaagagtGTATTAGTGAGTATAGCTGAGGATTCACTTAGGCACAAGGAAATGGAGGACTGTGCTCTTCTGGAGAAGCAATAAGACAGTGCTATCCTCATGAAGCTGATATTTTGAAGAAACACAGCAAGACAACAGCATAGCACAGGGATGTCAAAGCAACACATTACTGGTGATTTGCTCGGGGACCTGGGGGCAGCAACCCAGGTTTAGTGCTCACCTGGACAGCACTCGCTTCCTGGTCTCCTTGGCACGAACCTTCCTCAATAGGTCTTCCAACTTGCTTGATTCCTCAAAGTGAACCCCGAGATCCTCATCCTCTGCTATGCTGATGATATCTCTGTAGAACAAGGATATATCAAAGCCCCCACGTTTCTTCAGGTGCATCAAGTCAAGGAAGATTCCTGGTACACAgacaaaaatgaggaagaaaaaagaatttttagtaaaatgggatttttttttttttttttaaagagatggggatctcactatgttgcccaggctggccccagattcctggactcaagcaatcttctgcctcacccttttgagtagctgggactacaggcatgcaccaccatgtccaactTGAAGATTCTTTTCAGTTAAATTCAAACGCTTTTAAAAGTGCCCCCCACCAAATTAGATTGATTTTAACAATTTCAGGAATTAGAGAGAAAGTGGCTAAATAAATTAGCTGTTATATTTACTTGAGACAACTTATTCAAATAACCTCATTCAAGGTAGTGTTAAAATCAAGACAAGTGCAGGATATGGTggcccaagcctgtaatcccagccactaaggaggctgagccaggagaatttcaagtttgaagACATCCatggcaacctagcaagactctgcctcaaaagaaataaaaattaagggctggagatgtagctcagtggtagaacacacctgggttcaaacctcagttaaaaaaaaaaaaaaaaagtcaagataaGCTTGCTCTGGTGGCAAGCTCAAGGGCTCTAAAGTCCTTCAGACAGTGTAGTAaggtcattttctttattctttttttgagactgggtccactatgttgctcagactggcctcatACTCAtgtgctcaagtgatcctcccacctcagcctgtAGAACAGCTGGGATTGaggacatgtgccaccacatctttCTGATGTGGCCATTTTCAGTGTAATGTTACACAGGTGTCTTCCCTTGGCTTTACATTATTCTTTGACTCTGGATGGTGAAAAGCAAATGCTTGAGATCAGCTataaagaaagcaataaaattaagtgccaatttaaaagaataagaaaaatgccCACCTGTGTCTCGGAGATCGCCAGCTTTGGTCCTGGCCCGGCTGGCTTTGGCACTGTCATTGCCATGGGGGTCGTCTTCATTGGTGAACAGCATGATCCTCTTATGACTCATCTTGAACTGGACATTGCTAAAGAGGTTGGCACAGACCCACAGCACTTCACTCAATGAGTAGTCAGAACCATGGCCAATTAGatcttgaaaatgtttttttccctgcTGCCCCTTAAACTGGTCAAGCTCCAGCATTCGTTTTGCACCTGATTAAATCAAAGAATCAAATGGACAGAAAAACCATTAGAGTCAGTGGCCACCTTCACCACAGGGTAACAGAAAGGCCAGGGTTCCTTTCTCACTCCACAGCTGTTTACCAACAAAGACCGCTTGTAGGAAAGCAGACTCCTTAACAAGATGGAACCTGCTTCCTCCTTCATACCCCTCTTTGTTCAGGGTAGTGACATTCTCACATAAGGGAAACGCTGAGCTTAGAACATTACTGACCTGGATTATCCAACTCTTGTAAGacgtaaatatttttgaaattcactGAATTTTTGTCTTTCTCGGTACCATAGAATACCACTGCCAAGAGATCTCGATCACTGCTTATGATCTTACTGGCATATACACTCTGGACacactgaaaaaattaaaattcaatgaatatttacttaCCATTAAATTTAAGTTCTATAAGTTCCTGGCTTATAGTAGATACTTAACATGTCCTAGCTGAATTTTATACATAGCACTATAAGACATAACCCCTACTTTCAGGCAGTTCCTGAACCAGAGAGTGATGGGCATACACATCAATTTATAACAAACACAAAGTGCTATATGGATATAACAGACTTATAAGTAGTCCCTAGGtatggggtatagctcagtgggcTCAGCAGAGTAattgcttggcatgcatgaggcccaggttcaaatcccatcaatgcaaaaaaaataaaataaaataaaagcagggggagggggtgtggaggggcggggtgggggaTTCTGGCTCATAGAGTACACTCAAATAGTGTTtatctcacacgtgtgaggcactgggttaaatcctcagcaccacataaaaacaaataaaacaaaacaagggtctagggttggggctcagcagtagagcactcacctagcatgtgtgacgcactgggtttgatcctcagcaccacataaaaataaataaataaaataaaggtactgtgtcctactacaactaataaaataaaataaaggtatttaaaaaaaaaaaaaaaaaaaaacccacaaagcagtCCCTACTATAAAAAACCAGAGAATTATGGGGCTAGAGATGTGGATTAGCAGTAGAGCACCTGactagcatctgtgaggccctgggttcgatcctcagcaccacataaaaataaacaaataaataaaggtattgggctggggttgtggctcagtggtagagcactcgcctagcatgtgcgcaccctgggtttgatcctcagcaccacataaaaagataaataaaggtattgtgtccaactacaactaaaaaataaatatttaaaataaaataaaagtattgtgtccaactacaactaaaaaataaaatcttaaaagccCAATAATGGATTCAGAAGATCAGAGGTGCATCCCACTGATGTCACTCACTGAGTCTGACAGGTCACCTGATCTTTTCTAAAGTATTCTGACACCAAGAAACAGTTTACATATGTAATTACAAAGCttaaattaacaataaatgtATCTGACCCCAAAACAAGTCAGTAACTACAAAAAGTacactttgaaataaaattacacaaTTACAGCCATCAGTGTTTCAGTCACAGGAAAAGTCTGTCCCCCATATGAACTAACATCAACATCTGGTAGATAAGGTCCTAGAAAAGTTGATCCATCTTGGGCCTGTTTAATTCTGGGGCAttaataaaattgtttctgaATCTGCAAAGCTGAATAAACCAACCATGGTGACCCCTCCATGTCCTGCCTGAGCCTCTAACTGGCCTTCCTCTAAAGCAAGACTATGCTTACATGCAAAACTTACATTACGGCTAGTCACTGACAATAACCTGCATGGCAAGTAGTtacttctataaatattttaatctatttgttCAGTAGTCTACAAGTTTTTAGAAGAATTTGGTAAAAACTCCTTTTAGATTCtaataattaaaaacacaaaacgagctgggcatggtagcacatgcctataatctcagctaccaagagacttgaggcaggaggattgcaagttagaggccagcctggacatagaccctatctcaaaaaaaaaaaaaaaaaaaaaaaaagtgaggggttGAGGGgtgagctgggatgtagctcagtggtggagtgccatgaggccctgggttcaattccctgtacagcaaaatctaaaaaaattaaaaaaaaaaaactgtgtctgCTTTTTCAACACATatactaaattaaaataatacagagatTAACATGGCCCTTGCACAaggataaaatgagaaaacagaatcttagaaaatgttctttcattgcttgttaacaaatatatattatgcttggactggggttgtggctcagtagtagagcacttgcctaggatgtgtgagacactgggttcgattctcagcaccacatataaataaataaagaccattgacaattaaaaaaaaatttttttaaatatatacattgggctgaggatgtggctcaagcggtaacacgctcgcccggcatgcgcggggtgctgggttcaatcctcagcaccacataaaaataaagatgttgtgtccgccaaaaactgaaaaataaatattaaaaaattctctctctcaaaaataaaataaacatatatatatatatatatataaatataaataaataaatatatatatatttccttattgGTGAATCTCTCATCTATTTGGAACCTAATACTACCTTTTC
Encoded here:
- the Xrcc6 gene encoding X-ray repair cross-complementing protein 6 isoform X1 encodes the protein MSGWESYYKTEGDEEEEEQEESPEAGGEHKYSGRDSLIFLVDASRAMFESQGEDELTPFDMSIQCVQSVYASKIISSDRDLLAVVFYGTEKDKNSVNFKNIYVLQELDNPGAKRMLELDQFKGQQGKKHFQDLIGHGSDYSLSEVLWVCANLFSNVQFKMSHKRIMLFTNEDDPHGNDSAKASRARTKAGDLRDTGIFLDLMHLKKRGGFDISLFYRDIISIAEDEDLGVHFEESSKLEDLLRKVRAKETRKRVLSRLKFKLNKDIALTVGIYNLVQKANKPFPIRLYRETNEPVKTKTRTFNVNTGSLLLPSDTKRSQTYGSRQIVLEKEETEELKRFDEPGLILLGFKPLLMLKKHHYLRPSLFVYPEESLVNGSSTLFSALLTKCLEKAVLAVCRYTPRKNTPPYFVALVPQEEELDDQKIQVTPPGFQLVFLPYADDKRKVPFTEKVMANPEQIDKMKAIVQKLRFKYRSDSFENPVLQQHFRNLEALALDLMEPEQAVDLTLPKVEAMNKRLGSLVDEFKELVYPPDYNPEDKVSKRKQDDGVSGSKKPKMEVSEEELKAHIAKGTLGKLTVPMLKEACRVHGLKGGLKKQELLAALTEHFQKD
- the Xrcc6 gene encoding X-ray repair cross-complementing protein 6 isoform X2; the protein is MSGWESYYKTEGDEEEEEQEESPEAGGEHKYSGRDSLIFLVDASRAMFESQGEDELTPFDMSIQCVQSVYASKIISSDRDLLAVVFYGTEKDKNSVNFKNIYVLQELDNPGAKRMLELDQFKGQQGKKHFQDLIGHGSDYSLSEVLWVCANLFSNVQFKMSHKRIMLFTNEDDPHGNDSAKASRARTKAGDLRDTGIFLDLMHLKKRGGFDISLFYRDIISIAEDEDLGVHFEESSKLEDLLRKVRAKETRKRVLSRLKFKLNKDIALTVGIYNLVQKANKPFPIRLYRETNEPVKTKTRTFNVNTGSLLLPSDTKRSQTYGSRQIVLEKEETEELKRFDEPGSSTLFSALLTKCLEKAVLAVCRYTPRKNTPPYFVALVPQEEELDDQKIQVTPPGFQLVFLPYADDKRKVPFTEKVMANPEQIDKMKAIVQKLRFKYRSDSFENPVLQQHFRNLEALALDLMEPEQAVDLTLPKVEAMNKRLGSLVDEFKELVYPPDYNPEDKVSKRKQDDGVSGSKKPKMEVSEEELKAHIAKGTLGKLTVPMLKEACRVHGLKGGLKKQELLAALTEHFQKD